TGTGCAAGCAAAAGTCACGCCTCCTCCTCGACGAAATTCTGCTCCCGAGAGGGTTGCTTCCCTTGGACGACATCGTGGAGATGGGCTACAACCGCACCTCCGGCTTCGTCTGGCTCAAACAGAAACACAAGAAGGAGCACCGCTTCACCTCCATAGGACGCACCGTTTCCTACGACACCGAGGTTACTGCCTTCGTCGAGGAACACCGCATGCGGAGGGTCACCGGCGTCAAGACCAAAGAACTCTTCCTCTGGGTCACCATTTCCGAAATCTTCGTCGAGGAGCCCGCATGCGCTAAGATTTCCTTCGCCAACTCCACCGGAATTTCAAGGTCTTTTCCTCTCTCTGCTTTTTCTATCCAAGacgaacaacaacaacatcaacataaCACCACCACCAACACCTCCGTGCACAAACGGTAGGAGTAGTAGCAATTGCCATAATCATcgacaaaagaaattaatattattctgGGATGATTATTTcttaatttgctttattatgtAAGTTAGTTTGATGGAGAATTAAGATTGAAGGAATGAATTGCTACGTCACGTTGCATGCATGCATATACATTTATAGGttagaattttagttttatactgtcaatttttttaatgattgatctgagtgaaatattaaatagttgGAGAAGTTAACATTTTCAATTTCGTATTCTCCCTTCAAAGTCTCATTTTCTTCCCAAAAATTATCTGAAAAACAAGTCACGAACTTGCTTAAAGAAGTGTAGGTGGGATAAATAATGTGATAtgataaggaagaaaaagataCAAGCATACGCTTCATGTTACATACACACAcctattttaaatacttttttctaattttatatatacttattatacattgttttatattttacaattaataatacctttttttttctatctctatTATCACACCACATTTCTtataaatctataattttttgttcCATCTTATAGATGTATCTTAAGTGTTAAATCAAATGTTCATAAatcattttactaaaaaaattgttgatggaatatataaaaaagatcaCGTTATTTTGTCTTCGTCAAgatcttattatttttagctGTTAAAAGTCGTGTTTAGCAAACAAAAGAAGCATTTAGTTCAAATAAATGACGATTTTAACATTTGGCATTACTTCTTGtcataatatcatataattaatgaatatttaattcaattttataaaattaaattgtttagaTCGAACAATTatccaaataattttttttcccagTTTATACTACTCTTCTTGTCTTCACATGTATACTTATTTTCTTAACtgtttatctattttaattttaatttatattttatctataataaaacttaatttcaatatttagaacaaaataagataactatgtatcacaaaaataatttacataaacttcatatataaattagaacaaaggcttaattaaatatattatttgcaaacagcagcagaaaaattaaaagtgggGGATTTTGTATTCCTAAAACCGAAGTAATGCAGTAACTTAAAAATTCACGGGAGAACTTGACAGAGAAAAATATTGTTGTCATTAATTCAACCCAACTAAATAAACCTTGGATGAATATGACGTAAACCttaaatattgaatttgattgatagTCCAGGCTGGTTTATAATCTTGTCTTCCATAAACCATGATGGTTTTCCTAAAATGGAGGAACCGTGAACCATTCACCCTTTCTTGATAAAGGTACGCCAACCGGGAATTGTGTGAACTGTAGACCCCAACAAAATAATACGTTTCCACCCTCTCTCTATTAAGACCAACTCCACCATCAACGCTATACAATCATCATGGGTTTTCTCCACCCCTTCTTCGCCTTCTTTCTACTCTTTCTATCGTTCTATTTTCTGAGCACATCAACACTTGCCTGGCCTCAGAGTCACGGGCCAAACACAGTAGTTGACATAAGAAATGACCTACCCATCAACACCAAGGTGCAATTGGAACTTGGCTGCGACAAAAGCCCTTTCATTTATCTCAAACTATTCCATCACCACAACAGCACTATCACAGAGGATCAAGATTCCAAATGCACTGCCGAGTGGTTGCCGTCGTTCACCACTTGGGACGTGTACCATGCCAAGAGAGACAAAGGCCACCAAACAGTTTATTGGTCAATAAGAAAGGACGGTTTCTACCACAGTTGGGATGGATCTAACTGGAAGCTCCTGGAAAAGTGGTACACTGAATGATAAACATCATACCTTGAAAACTTTACTTCCCTCAAGTTGTATGCATATCAATCATCAAAGTTTCCATCATGTCATGAGTAGTCTCCACTCTCCAGCAAGTATCTAGTTTTCAATATAGaagaatgttaaaaaaatttctctattcccttaaattgaaacaaaacaaTAGATACATCCAACTAATCGTAAAAACACTTTGTTAAGCAGTCGCCAAATCGGATCAATGGACTGGTGcaagttacaattattcatttgcataaatatacaaataaaagtaaacctCAAATTGAAGCTTCTTTTTACCAGTAAACTAAATATTGATGTTCACTCATCCTATGCCAAGCATGTAATTAGGTATTCCAACTAcctattaaaatgaattttgaagaaATTCATCGAATTAACCTCATTTGGTAAACAAAGCAGCTGCAAGGATTCCAGGTTATGTTTAATTATGAAGTTAACAACATACACAAAATGCTTGACATTAAATCGAAATTCCTAACATTGATGACTTTTGGTCTCTGGGAGTCAGTGACTCCTATAGGTAATCGTATACCTTGAGAGTCAAGTGACTCCTAAGGATAACTAAACTGTACTAAAGATTGGAATGCTACACAAGTACAATGAGACGACTTTTGGTCCAGAACTGCTATACAAATCCAAACtaaagaaaaactgaaaaagaaatatgagcAAAAGACAGAGATTAGTTATGAagtaacagaaaacaaaaaaggaaaccATATATTTTGATGTAGAGAACGAATCccaacatatataattttttactattataaatatcaaatatttgtcCACTACCGAATACAGATATCCAAGAAATATAGCCCGCAGTACCTAAAATGTATTAGTACGTGGAATTTCCTCTTTGTATTCCATAAAAGACCATCTAACTCTTAATATCGCAAGCTAAATTCTTTAATATCACCAGAAATCCACATGTAAACATTCAGCACATACATAATCAGATAGAAGTTTGCAAGCAGTGCTTACATGGAGACGTAACCAGCACAggaatatttattaatataatgaaCAATATCTTCCTCAATTCATAATTTCATGTTAAATCCACGGCCTCGATGAATCTTAACTTCACCATTTGCCAACAATTcaacaatgttaaaaaaattgtctgtACCTTTTGCTATGTTACAAATTGTCAGTACTCAGTAGTTAATTAGAATGCTGCTATCCAAGTCCCTCACCCATCCAATGGGAATATTCTGCCTTTCATGTACATAATGTCAACCAATTTTCTACCAGATCACACCAATTTGGAAGCAGAACCTAGATATTGAGAAGATTCCATTCATTTTAGGTTTACTCAGTTATCTCcttaaaatcagattttaatttgttatcCTCATTAGATCGAAAATAACAAACTCCGCGAGTTTTGTAGTTCCATATCATTTGTGATATTTCATCTTGAGGCAGATTTAAACCTTTTTGCTTAACAGATCTGAGCAACTCACAGAAAAACTTGGGATTTTCAAGTTTTATATACTCATGCAACAGCCTCTCATGATCCGGGGTCCAATTCCTTGGGAATGGAGTATAATCACAAGATGGAATCAAAGACATGTGCGAAAACTGAACACCTTCAATTGCATCAACCAGCCCCATCCTCAAAAGATCTGAATATTCAGGTGCAGAATTGTTGCTGCTCTCTCTCAGAGGACGGCTGAGATTTCGTGAAGCTATTCCATACACCTTGGCTCGGGACTTCAGCCTATACCTAGCAGCATACAATTTGGCCAATGAGCTCCGGACAACATAGGCACAAAAGCCAACAACCTTTTTGCGATTGTCAGCATACCTATACCAATCGGCCATGGTCTCAAGGAACTTGTTCATTTGAGAATTTGTGTGAGCTTGACCCGAGTACAACATAGGATTGCACGGAAGTGGCTCGGGGTCCTTATCACCCTTAACAAGCTCAAGCCTCCTAAACTGGCGAATGCATTGCTGCAAGCTAGCAGTAACAGAAAGCAAAGTCCCCACCCCCTTTTCACTCACAATGTTCCCTCCAGAACCCGTGTAACGCAAGGTAGGGTGTATCACCCTCCGGCATATTATATGATCCAAGAACCGTATCCCCCTAGTAATATGTTCAATCTCCAACGTGGAATTATCCAACCTCACCCCAAACACACTCTCACAAAATGCAacaatcttcttcctcaattcCACAGCATCCTCTCTAGGCCCTCGAATCCCAATCAAAAAATGCCCCCCATATCTAATGTAATCCATCTTCCTAGTCTTTTCCTTCCCACTCGATGGAACAAACTCAGGCCATGCCGGGTTATGACACCCATCATCAATGGAATACTTCCATATGGAATCAAACTCACTAGGCCTAAAAAACTCAACAATCCTTTTCTCCATCCAACAATCCAACTCATTAAGACAAACATTAGCAAGCAAAGGACTTAAAATCCCACAATGGCCATAATTAGGTACCTTAGCAGCCTCCTCAGGAGCAAAACTAAAAAACGTTCTCAACCAATAAGGATCAGGTTTTGGCTCATTCTCTTTTAGAATCCTCTTCTTCGTAGCCCTTCTCTTCTTCAGTCTCATCAACTCCTCGACGTTCTCTTCCTTGCGCGATAAACTACGCATTTGTACCCCCTCAAGCGCAGATTTTATCAACCCCAGAATTTTCTTATCCCTGGTACCCTTTTCAAGGGAACACATTACTACATGTGGATCCACGTGGTTCAAAATCTCAGACAAATCCCCTTTGAGGAACCACAAGTACCCTGCGAAGTTACTCCGAATGGTGCGAATAACCGTGTGGGCATTTCGACCAGGTCGAAAAGCGTGCGATTTGGGGGAGAACCGGGGTTCAAAAACCGGTTCGAGAATCATGAGTAGCACCTCCTGAACAACGCGGTCCTGGAAGCAGGACGCGTCGGATTTGATAGCTGCTTGGAGTCTGCGTTTAGAGAGGGGCTTTGTAACGGCGGCGTCGTTGGGGGCACGAAGGAGAGGATTCGTTTTGTTGTTCCATTCGAAACGGTTGCGGATTACGGCGTTACGGAGGGAGAGCAGGGAGTGCAGAACGGGGGTGCCGACGGCGTTACGCGGAGGGAAAGTGCCGGTGGCGTGGGCACATGAGCGTTGGTAAGCTAAAAGCCAGAGATCGAAGTTGGAGAGGAAGCCGGTGAGGTTGGGGAACGAGGCGTTTGGCGGAGAGGAGAAGGTTTTGACCCACAGAGAAGTGCAAATTTCGATTGGGTCTTCTTTCAATAGAGAGTGCGGGTCTAGGTTCTGGTTTCCTTGGTGATGGGGTTGAGGGGAATGAGAGGTAAATGGACGCGATAAGTGGTGGAAGTGGAAGAACGAGAGTGTGGTTCGATGGAACCCAAAGTGTTCGACGATTTTCCTGAATGACATTTTGTCACATTCTTGCAGTTGGTGGAGTTGGGCGACGTAGTTCCCTCTGGCGTTCCCTCTGGCGTTCCCCAACTATTCAAGTCATTTTAAATCGCAGATAAgtttcaaaattcattcaatattagaaacaaaacaattattttatttaatatatattatttaatgggTTTGTTAATACGTACATGTGTTTTTGAGTTGGCATGagattataatagacaaaaatatatgtattctaagttttaagaatttggaagttttttttttttatttttgagaatgaaaattatttaaatatccttgatcctaaaatttagaatctataattttgtctactataattcAGTACATATTGTTAAAACGTATCAACTAAAACAATAGACCTATGtgcgttaacaaacccatatatatatatatatatatatatatatatatatatatatatatatatgtataaatcaGATATGGCCAAATTATCATCgatatattcttaattaaaatattacgttatttaatatttttattgattctTTTTTCAGAAAATTATGTTCCTTTCacgtaaatataaaaaaaaaaaactatatttaatttaaaattatttagtgaCTTACTTTTACGAATTAAAATCCATACCAcgcatattttaaaatacactaaaaagatagaaattattttattattattttttaatcttaataaaaataaatgactataatgatatgaaattataatttaatagttagtaaataaaattattttttttatataaagttattaGTTATACAACACGAATAAAGATTATACTGATACAATTTAAACTCttattatatgtatgtatgtgtatatatgGGGAAAATTCTAtgaaaaaatctttattaaatgaaattatcatGTGTATACGAAAGTAATTTTACTATTACTgtataataaatgtgtgttaacATTATTGGATAGTTTTTACAAGGGCTTAGATATATGTAGCTCTAAATATGAAAATCAAAGtctctaaaaaaattaagtattacatcatcaatttattttgagtttatatatattatttttcgtCTAATGGtagtataaattgaaaatattattcatatacAATTTCATTGGTCGACTTTAGCCAACACCTGATGAGTGTGTTAATTCTTCATTTTGATTAAGTTCCCTTATTAACCAAATTaagcttttatttataattactgTATCACACACACCTATTATCTACCGAAAagcaatatatatttaacttttacgATTGATACGAGTGGTCGATCCTTCCAAATGTATTCAATGtaggatataaaaaaaataaaaatttaacagaCCTTTAAAAGTTATACAAATTCAAGATATaggaatttttttcaaacttttatgaCTAACACtagtaaaattttataactaacATTGATTCAAACTTTGCaatgaagatgaagagaatATAcactaaaaaatcattaaataacaatttcaaaaatacaaattagtcattatatttattaagttaaatattactttataaattaaaaattattgatatttaatttagtttccattattaataaaaaaattaaataatttataaattagatttaaattagtCTCAGCTATATATTATTTGTGACGTTAAAGCAACCGACAAACTCAGAAAGCAGAATtgtattgtattattatattaccAATATTTTGTGCATGATAATTTATGCTGGATTTTAGAAATATTACAAGCAAGGTAgtgatattagaaaaataaacacGCTAAATGTAtaccataaaagaaaaaacaagacaaaaaatgGGTGTACCACATAAGAATCaagagattaattttaatataatatctattCATGAGTAAAGGtaacaataaattatgtataaatcgttgttacatattttaaagcatttagatcaatttttaatattttcaaaagaacattttttaatattggtactttattttaatttatcattatttagtATTCAATATTCTCATGGATTAAATTAactttgcattttaatttaatatctcacattttggataaaaataagcataaaattaaacctttttttcatCTAAAGCAAATTTGAAACCTATAGTTTCATACTGTTGGGGAAGCAGCTTTAAATCATATAAAGGTGATTATTTAATGAAAGGTTTCGTTTGCTCACATCAATCACTAATCAACTTAACTTTGATTTATGCTGTCTCTAACTTTATGCAAATCATAATAAGTGGAATTAAAAATCGCCCCAAAACAAAATTCCCTTCCAATTCTAACaaaacataatcaatctttAGCCCCAAATGCTAAAAACTAGccttttagaatgtttttgagtTTCAAAATACTATTacgattaaatatttaaattttattttagatatataataaacaatacaaaaggatgcagaattatttttaattatcactTTGATTTCTTAAGAACTTAATTTAGTTACTCTTTGTTTATCGTGGTATTTGATGTTGTTATATATTAGAGCTTGTGCTAGAGGAATAAGTTGGTTTAGTGTTAATTCACACActtaatactatttattttttatttttaaaaacggcTAACTTGTTAATATTTACCATTTTATcttgaaaaagaataattttttattgaatgtaatttttataagaCGAATGAATTCGAAACAATGATTAGAAtcatatgaaacaaaaatacgTTCGGTGGCTCCAGAAATAAGAGTAGGACCCACTCTATGAAACACggttaatgttaaataaaagaaaaaggtaaacaTAATACAACATTAACAAAGAAAGATTATCTTTCgtcataatttaaaactaacatCTAGTGATAAGGTCTTAATCACAACCACAATATCAATCACTAAACGACAATTTATCAGCACTAAAGATACGAAcagtttaattaatttcatttaaatataaaatttaaacattaaataaattataataactcaaatatattattaatattaattatttcttaaccGATTTTGGTccatattgttttcttttttcaagcTTTATTAAAAGAAAGGTTAActgtattaataatatatatgttttctttttcaattgaCGTGGATCGATGTTATTTCACTAATTATTTAGATTAATGTaacttattttcataataatattgattaaaGTATTGTTTCTCCAATTTTTCAAATcgttatatattgaaaattctCTTGAGTTAATATTGacaaaataatgttaatcaaatattaatccaaagaccataataatttttttttaaaaaatattggtaTAATTAATAGAAGATATCACTACATAAattgacaataaaaaaataatgataatagatgttaataaaataaatctaattcaTATATTTGTCAAGAAATAGCGCTTTTCACATTGACGAAGAAAATCATAGCTAAATTTTGagcaataaataataatgatttataaaaaattataaagtaagtaaaaataactcatgttaatattaaaaaagtaattggAATGTAATTTTGTcttatcattataaaatatgtataaaatttatggtttgtgaaattaaatttaatttaaaattaatcttttaatgatatatattagtaaatttgttttctcttttaagttTATTGTTGTTACTATTGAACCActcattattatttaaatttagtcttAACGTGTCAATTAACATTATATAAAGTGGATGAGTATCAGTtcacaaacacttttataaaagttaaatcaagtttaaagtttatttttaataattatctattattaattatgatatatagtgtaattgaatatttaaaaaaggttAATTAGAGGTGAGTTATTCACTCTGGAAGATTATTATTTAAGTGAGATTAAAGTATAAAGGGCATACAATATCTGAATTGAAGGTGATAGGAGATGATGCAATTCCCTTTTGGTTGATAAAGAAACAAAGTATGATATATAACATtgtaagttatatataaatgaCTTTATTAGAAAGAATTTAAAGgagacaactttttttttatcttgactATGATGTTGCGGAAATGTTTTCTTACTCGGAAAGGTATATGATTTTTGGTATATTTATTGTGACATGGATCCGACTTGTGTGGCACATCGTCTAGAGAGCCGTCCCTACAATGCATAATTCATTGCATGCAACAACAAAGTAAACGCCACGAAACTTCAATGCTATTCTAACATAAGACTTTTGCTTTTCCCCAACGATGCAAATCCACATGCCCTTTCTCTCATTCTCCTCCACCTAcctcacattttttatttttttcacccTTCTATCAGATCAAATCCATTAactcaacaaacaaacaaatatactTTTACCATATGACATCTCTGTCTCTGTAACTCATATGAGAAAATACTGCAttcattatttaataacatttcaCAACATTATCTAATGGACCTATCGTAATTAATAATTCCCTCTTTTATGATACAAATTCAGTTCAAActtaaatgaaagaaacaacACTAAAAAAGGGAACTTTGTAACCAATTGATAAAAGGTAAACTGAGCAATATCACAACCAAGAAAGGGAAAATATACATACTCTCCCATGATTATTATTGGTTGAATTGAACTAAAAGTTTAAAAGTGACCAAAACCAagggaaaaatagaaaattgcaGAAGCAAAAATGAAGTCTCACTGATTTATGACTATACATTTTGTTAATTctcttattttgtcttttattacAACATTAAGATAAGGCAAGAAAAACTAACAGTGAGTAAGTGGTGCCGGATAAGGAAGAATTAAGGATCAAAAGCAATGATCAATACACTTGGTAATCTGAATGCTCCACGTGTAAAATATGAGATAAATGTGACGGTTATTTTAATGTGTAGATTATTTATTGGGCCTTTAAACTTTGACTTATCTCATCAAGGTTGTGCAGTGGTACTGAGATGGCAGTG
Above is a genomic segment from Vigna radiata var. radiata cultivar VC1973A chromosome 10, Vradiata_ver6, whole genome shotgun sequence containing:
- the LOC106774929 gene encoding uncharacterized protein LOC106774929; amino-acid sequence: MTTTQIAHHRDAAEIYKGEALCKQKSRLLLDEILLPRGLLPLDDIVEMGYNRTSGFVWLKQKHKKEHRFTSIGRTVSYDTEVTAFVEEHRMRRVTGVKTKELFLWVTISEIFVEEPACAKISFANSTGISRSFPLSAFSIQDEQQQHQHNTTTNTSVHKR
- the LOC106774507 gene encoding nuclear intron maturase 1, mitochondrial, producing the protein MSFRKIVEHFGFHRTTLSFFHFHHLSRPFTSHSPQPHHQGNQNLDPHSLLKEDPIEICTSLWVKTFSSPPNASFPNLTGFLSNFDLWLLAYQRSCAHATGTFPPRNAVGTPVLHSLLSLRNAVIRNRFEWNNKTNPLLRAPNDAAVTKPLSKRRLQAAIKSDASCFQDRVVQEVLLMILEPVFEPRFSPKSHAFRPGRNAHTVIRTIRSNFAGYLWFLKGDLSEILNHVDPHVVMCSLEKGTRDKKILGLIKSALEGVQMRSLSRKEENVEELMRLKKRRATKKRILKENEPKPDPYWLRTFFSFAPEEAAKVPNYGHCGILSPLLANVCLNELDCWMEKRIVEFFRPSEFDSIWKYSIDDGCHNPAWPEFVPSSGKEKTRKMDYIRYGGHFLIGIRGPREDAVELRKKIVAFCESVFGVRLDNSTLEIEHITRGIRFLDHIICRRVIHPTLRYTGSGGNIVSEKGVGTLLSVTASLQQCIRQFRRLELVKGDKDPEPLPCNPMLYSGQAHTNSQMNKFLETMADWYRYADNRKKVVGFCAYVVRSSLAKLYAARYRLKSRAKVYGIASRNLSRPLRESSNNSAPEYSDLLRMGLVDAIEGVQFSHMSLIPSCDYTPFPRNWTPDHERLLHEYIKLENPKFFCELLRSVKQKGLNLPQDEISQMIWNYKTRGVCYFRSNEDNKLKSDFKEITE